A stretch of Fulvia fulva chromosome 4, complete sequence DNA encodes these proteins:
- a CDS encoding Ino eighty subunit 1 has translation MTSLQHILAGEPDDQHPSPAPPAPAHPLPPPAPPVPAFDRNDDSSTDAMPPKKRLDDDSNAATPTKPAENGDGDGDEPMYTSTTTSTRRNANGATSSVYSGNKIRHLKKEDGIPLWRKDIQYDFLRLVFDDTTPCFTKYSDGTKGHTFADIYIDAMAKSSKCSKILKEKLLQDQDGAISMAMVCLLVNVGRMNTTLNFFPEMRAQLRTYHSIPALQAHQDPNAYKQLQDAPRLKSILKGATEDEPQPSTMEDIKAASIPRTNPVNLIFVMSQYAPKISEVHFPPPRDFFDLVMRPSLSSASRAKAFLWLIWWYLESGFSVEDSQRNPFGPGQPGDAEEGPDAQPLKVPTLESLTEEQAELENVDTEEEKHFGEVKRKERISILASEPSPAMTALKRARKEKGLTTGHGAHPSDDEGSEVGYHTGHIPPSVGKSSALRHETGSEYTRSPSPVGSRGFQAVNAKPAGDMRINNLLNDDAGPDMASPQTAQTPTASSAKKGPGRGNWRRKKPDSGAAPSRNSQADSHHVPLLPNTGQINFVNDGPQQMMMMMMMSTPGGGNKVGAPTGMSPPQSTNISFAAPNAHVPTPSYQAQKRNRGITQHQSAVINHRKLQIDYALEKRIRRAHARARDKRESEGAIIRAWKRIRMMPPDYDSEEEQIKIRKAKDRADKTDDDWRLNRGKENDDFLENVDLWRRPRALYAGFAKAPNEPSDVGEEAKSLAQTFRRCSRRIDRWQETNLPGQAMMMRQRLEEQGILLDRRRAVKRQHTYDQDDEVAEIRPAPMAHRPQQAGRHAISRQASKAVDEEGNGGPEELDEEDRELLGEVDADESEDDEDEDMDD, from the exons CACTGCCTCCGCCTGCGCCGCCCGTGCCCGCATTCGACAGAAACGACGACAGCAGCACAGATGCCATGCCACCGAAGAAGAGGCTCGATGATGACAGCAATGCCGCAACGCCCACCAAGCCGGCAGAGAACGGCGACGGCGACGGCGACGAGCCCATGTACACATCAACCACCACATCAACCAGACGCAACGCGAATGGAGCTACCTCGTCCGTCTATTCCGGCAACAAGATACGGCACCTGAAGAAAGAGGATGGCATCCCACTATGGCGCAAGGACATACAGTACGACTTTCTCAGACTTGTTTTCGACGACACAACCCCATGCTTCACCAAGTACAGCGATGGAACAAAAGGACATACTTTCGCAGACATATACATCGACGCCATGGCCAAGAGTAGCAAGTGCAGCAAGATCTTGAAGGAGAAGCTGCTGCAGGACCAAGACGGTGCCATCAGTATGGCTATGGTCTGCCTATTGGTCAATGTTGGCAGAATGAACACAACGCTCAATT TCTTCCCAGAGATGCGCGCACAGCTCCGGACATATCACTCGATACCTGCCCTGCAAGCACACCAAGACCCAAACGCCTACAAACAGCTTCAAGATGCGCCTCGTCTGAAGTCTATTCTCAAGGGCGCAACCGAAGACGAGCCACAACCCAGCACAATGGAGGACATCAAGGCCGCCTCGATACCTCGAACGAACCCGGTCAACCTCATCTTCGTCATGAGCCAGTATGCGCCCAAGATCAGCGAGGTCCATTTCCCTCCACCGCGAGATTTCTTCGACCTGGTCATGCGACCAAGCTTGAGCAGCGCGAGCAGGGCAAAGGCATTCTTGTGGCTGATCTGGTGGTACCTCGAGAGCGGCTTCAGTGTCGAGGACAGCCAGCGGAATCCGTTTGGTCCTGGACAACCTGGTGATGCCGAGGAAGGACCAGATGCCCAGCCGCTGAAGGTGCCGACACTGGAAAGCTTGACAGAAGAGCAGGCTGAGCTGGAAAATGTGGATACCgaagaagagaagcattTTGGTGAGGTCAAGCGGAAGGAGCGGATATCGATCTTGGCCAGCGAACCGAGCCCAGCCATGACTGCTTTGAAGCGTGCACGTAAAGAGAAAGGTTTGACGACAGGTCATGGTGCTCATCCGAGTGATGATGAAGGTAGTGAAGTCGGCTACCATACGGGCCACATTC CACCCTCTGTGGGAAAGAGCTCTGCACTACGGCATGAAACTGGGAGCGAGTACACGCGTTCTCCGTCACCCGTCGGTTCTCGCGGCTTCCAAGCTGTCAATGCGAAACCAGCTGGTGACATGCGCATCAACAATCTCCTCAACGACGACGCTGGCCCAGACATGGCTTCGCCACAGACAGCACAAACACCCACGGCATCGTCCGCTAAGAAGGGACCCGGCCGAGGCAACTGGCGTAGGAAGAAGCCTGACTCGGGAGCCGCACCTTCTCGGAACAGCCAAGCAGATTCCCACCATGTACCTCTGCTACCGAACACTGGTCAGATTAACTTTGTCAACGATGGACCTCAAcagatgatgatgatgatgatgatgagcACACCCGGTGGCGGTAATAAAGTGGGAGCACCGACTGGCATGTCTCCACCACAATCGACCAACATCTCTTTTGCTGCACCCAACGCGCACGTCCCGACTCCATCTTATCAAGCGCAGAAACGAAATCGTGGCATCACCCAGCATCAGTCTGCGGTAATCAACCACAGGAAACTACAAATCGACTacgccctcgagaagcggATACGCAGAGCTCACGCTCGCGCCCGCGATAAACGCGAGTCGGAAGGCGCCATCATTCGGGCATGGAAGCGTATACGTATGATGCCGCCCGACTACGACTCAGAAGAAGAACAAATCAAGATTCGCAAGGCCAAAGATCGAGCAGATAAGACCGACGACGACTGGCGACTGAATCGAGGCAAGGAGAACGACGACTTCCTAGAAAACGTAGACCTCTGGCGAAGGCCGCGAGCACTCTACGCCGGCTTCGCTAAAGCTCCCAACGAGCCCAGTGATGTCGGCGAGGAAGCCAAGAGTCTCGCTCAGACTTTCCGGCGATGCTCGAGGCGGATCGATAGATGGCAGGAAACGAACCTTCCCGGCCAAGCTATGATGATGCGACAGCGGCTGGAGGAGCAGGGCATCCTACTTGATCGGCGGCGGGCTGTCAAGAGGCAGCATACGTACGACCAGGACGATGAGGTTGCGGAGATCCGGCCCGCTCCCATGGCTCATCGACCGCAGCAGGCGGGGAGACATGCTATATCGCGGCAGGCTTCGAAGGCTGTGGATGAGGAAGGGAATGGTGGGCCGGAAGAGCTTGACGAGGAGGATAGGGAACTTCTTGGGGAGGTTGATGCGGATGAGAGTGAGGATGATGAGGATGAGGACATGGATGATTGA